CGAGCTTTCCGCCGCCCGCTCCATCTGGACCGAGCCGGTCCCCGGCGCTCGCGACATCACCCCCGGGCCGTCGATCCGCGCAAATTTACCACAAGCCTTCCAGATCATTAACGGCGGCCGCTCCGGGAATTAGTTCTTTTAGCTCTCCTTAACCGCACTTTTTTAGGCCTTCGCTAATCTGCCGGTGCTAGCGTATCCCAAAAGAGCACAGCCCCATGGCAAAGTGAGAGGCAATTCCGGCCGTGACTGCAACAATCGCGACGGGCGCGAGATTTATGTCTGCCGACGAGCCGGCTGGACCGACCGTGCTGTTCGGCCGTTTCATGCTTCCCGACACGAGCGAATATCCCTGCCAGGTCAATGATCTGACCGTCGATGGCGCTCTGTTCTCGACGGCCGCGGCGCCGGAAGCAGGTACCCAGATCGTCGCCTATATCGATGAGATCGGCCGGGTCGAAGGGGTAAGCGGCGAAACCGTCCCAGGCGGTTTCCGCATTCATTTTTCCCACAAGGGCCAGCGCCGCGAGCGTTTTGCATCCCGCCTCGCCGGCCGCGCCACCAAGAACACGACCGCCGGCACCGATCTGCGCCGTCACGCCCGCCATGCGCCGGAAAACACCCAGTCGCATATCACCTTGCCCGATGGCCGGGTCTATCCCTGTGAGATCCTTGATATTTCCTTGTCGGGAGCGGCCGTCAAGGTCGACGTCATGCCGAGCCTCGGCACGCATCTGATGCTGGGAAAGATGCGTGGCCGCATCGTACGCTATGTCGAGCAAGGCATCGCCATTGAATTCCTCAAGCCGTTGAACACCAGCCAGCTTTCCGCTCAGATGCGTTAGAGCGCGCCTATATTCTAGACCCTTCGAGGCCAGCCTTCGGCGGGCGCCTCACGGTGAGGGTAGTGGGCGGCATAGTCTCATAATACTTTAGCGATTGTGCGCATCGCTGGCCTCATTCCGCGCCGCTATGGCGTTCGGAGACATCCTGGACACGCGTTCGGAGACATCCTTGACACTGCGCTGCGGATCGCCGGTCCTGCCATGCTTAAGGAAGCTTGGCCTTCCTTGGTTAATAGTCCCGACTCTCAGCCTTTCTAAATTGTTACAAGTTTTCAGAGACTTACATTGATAAACTGAACGCGATCGCAAAGCCTTCGCGATACTGTGACGTCCAACGATAAGGGGAATGGACGTCAACAATGACCATCTTTGCAAGACTCGGGGGAGTTGCGCTCGGATTGGCCTGCATGATCCAGGCGGCTTACGCCGTCGATGCAGACCAGGTCCGGGTCGATCCCAACAAAGGACAATTCCAGACCGTATACGGCAAGGCTCTGCCGCCGATCGGCTATGTCGAGATGTGCGCGCGTGAGCCGAAGGAATGCCGCGCGCTTGGTGGCAAGGCGGTGCATCTCGCTTTGTCGCCGGAGCGCTGGAACCTGGTCTATCAGGTCAACACATTCGTGAACGGCAAGATTGCGCCGGTGAGCGACGACGAACTCTACGGAAAGCCGGAATATTGGACTTTCCCGACCGATGCCGGCGACTGCGAGGACTATCTGCTGCTCAAGAAGCGCTACCTCGAAGGCCTGGGCTTTCCCTCGGAAGCCCTGCTGATCACCGTTGTTCTGGACGAGAAACAACAAGGCCACGCCGTGTTGACCGTCACCACCGACAAGGGCGACTTCGTTCTCGACAACCGCCGCAACGAGGTGCTGCGCTGGAACAACACCGGCTACACCTATCTAAAGCGTCAGTCGCCGGAGGATCCGCGCCAGTGGGTGTCGCTGACCAAAAAGCCGCCGGCCCATGTCGGCGCTGTCGCGGCCGGAGCTGCGAGGAAATAGCCCGATGAATATTGGGAGCTAGGCCCGGTCGGCGTCCCCCTCCCCATCCCCCACCAGACCGGGTCAAAGGGAGCCGGCTCTGTCCCACCCAGAGCCGGCTCCACTATTTCCAGATCGATCAGTCGCTCGGGATTTCGCGCAAACCGGCAGTGAAGCGCCGCCAGTTCTTCACATAATTCTTGGCCGAGAGCGTGAGCTGCTCGGCCATTTCGGTTGAAACCTCGCGCACCACTTTGCCAGGCGCCCCCATGACAAGCGAATTGTCGGGGATTGCCTTGCCCTCCGCGATCAGCGCATTGGCGCCGATCAGGCAGTTGCGACCGATCTTGGCGTGGTTGAGGATGGTCGCCCCCATGCCGATCAGCGTGTTGTCGCCGATTGAGCAGCCATGCAGGATCGCCTTATGCCCGATGGTACAGTTGCGCCCGACGGTCAATGGCGCCCCCATGTCAGTATGAAGCACGCAGCCATCCTGGATGTTGCTGCCCTCGCCGATCAGGATCAGCTCGTTGTCGCCGCGCAGCACCGCCCCGAACCAGATGCCGGCATTGCGCTCGAGCTTCACCTTGCCGATGACGACCGCGTTCGGCGCGATCCAATAGTCGTTCTCGGGCGGAAGCTCCGGCGTAACACCGTCGAGCGAATAGACCGTCATGCGCCTTCCCTCTCAGTCCATGGCTTTTCTTGGACTATACAGAGCCCATGGCGCCGCGCCAGCGTCACAGAGCGCTTCCCCAAAGCTGCTCGATTTTGGTGACAAGGAGCGCTCCAAACCATTTGCTCTTTGAGCTGTTTG
This genomic stretch from Nordella sp. HKS 07 harbors:
- a CDS encoding PilZ domain-containing protein — protein: MSADEPAGPTVLFGRFMLPDTSEYPCQVNDLTVDGALFSTAAAPEAGTQIVAYIDEIGRVEGVSGETVPGGFRIHFSHKGQRRERFASRLAGRATKNTTAGTDLRRHARHAPENTQSHITLPDGRVYPCEILDISLSGAAVKVDVMPSLGTHLMLGKMRGRIVRYVEQGIAIEFLKPLNTSQLSAQMR
- a CDS encoding transglutaminase-like cysteine peptidase: MTIFARLGGVALGLACMIQAAYAVDADQVRVDPNKGQFQTVYGKALPPIGYVEMCAREPKECRALGGKAVHLALSPERWNLVYQVNTFVNGKIAPVSDDELYGKPEYWTFPTDAGDCEDYLLLKKRYLEGLGFPSEALLITVVLDEKQQGHAVLTVTTDKGDFVLDNRRNEVLRWNNTGYTYLKRQSPEDPRQWVSLTKKPPAHVGAVAAGAARK
- a CDS encoding gamma carbonic anhydrase family protein produces the protein MTVYSLDGVTPELPPENDYWIAPNAVVIGKVKLERNAGIWFGAVLRGDNELILIGEGSNIQDGCVLHTDMGAPLTVGRNCTIGHKAILHGCSIGDNTLIGMGATILNHAKIGRNCLIGANALIAEGKAIPDNSLVMGAPGKVVREVSTEMAEQLTLSAKNYVKNWRRFTAGLREIPSD